From Leopardus geoffroyi isolate Oge1 chromosome B4, O.geoffroyi_Oge1_pat1.0, whole genome shotgun sequence, a single genomic window includes:
- the LOC123590759 gene encoding cytochrome c oxidase assembly protein COX14, with amino-acid sequence MPTAKQLADIGYKTFSTSMMLLTVYGGYLCSARVYHYFQRRSSRRQAAEEQKTSGVP; translated from the coding sequence ATGCCAACTGCCAAGCAACTAGCTGACATTGGCTACAAGACCTTCTCTACCTCCATGATGCTCCTCACTGTGTACGGGGGCTACCTCTGCAGTGCCCGAGTCTACCACTATTTCCAGCGGCGCAGCTCCCGGCGCCAGGCTGCAGAAGAACAGAAGACCTCAGGAGTCCCGTAG
- the GPD1 gene encoding glycerol-3-phosphate dehydrogenase [NAD(+)], cytoplasmic, whose amino-acid sequence MAGKKVCIVGSGNWGSAIAKIVGGNAAQLSHFDPRVTMWVFEEEVGGKKLTEIINTQHENVKYLPGHKLPPNVVAVPDVVQAAAGADILIFVVPHQFIGKICDQLKGHLKANAIGVSLIKGVDEGPKGLKLISEVIGEHLGIPMSVLMGANIASEVADEKFCETTIGCKDKAQGELLKKLMQTPNFRITVVPEVDTVEICGALKNIVAVGAGFCDGLGFGDNTKAAVIRLGLMEMIAFAKLFCSGPVSSATFLESCGIGDLITTCYGGRNRKVAEAFVRTGKPIEQLEKEMLNGQKLQGPPTARELHSILQHKGMVDKFPLFMAVYKICYENHPVGEFICCLQNHPEHL is encoded by the exons ATGGCTGGCAAGAAAGTCTGCATTGTAGGCTCCGGCAACTG GGGCTCTGCTATCGCCAAGATTGTGGGTGGCAATGCGGCCCAGCTGTCACACTTTGACCCACGGGTGACCATGTGGGTGTTCGAGGAAGAAGTCGGGGGAAAAAAGCTGACAGAGATCATCAACACACAGCATGAGAATGTCAAATACCTGCCAGGGCACAAGTTGCCCCCCAACGTG GTGGCTGTCCCAGATGTGGTCCAGGCTGCAGCCGGTGCTGACATCCTGATCTTTGTGGTGCCCCATCAGTTCATCGGCAAGATTTGTGATCAACTCAAGGGCCACCTGAAGGCAAACGCCATTGGTGTATCTCTTATTAAG GGGGTAGACGAGGGCCCTAAAGGGCTGAAGCTCATCTCTGAAGTGATTGGGGAGCACCTTGGCATCCCCATGAGTGTGCTGATGGGGGCCAACATTGCCAGCGAGGTGGCTGATGAGAAGTTCTGTGAGACAACCATTG GCTGCAAGGACAAGGCCCAAGGAGAGCTTCTGAAAAAGTTGATGCAGACACCCAATTTCCGCATCACAGTGGTGCCAGAGGTGGATACAGTAGAGATTTGTGGGGCCTTAAAG AATATAGTGGCCGTGGGAGCTGGCTTCTGTGACGGGCTGGGCTTTGGTGACAACACCAAGGCAGCGGTGATCCGACTGGGGCTCATGGAGATGATAGCCTTTGCCAAGCTCTTCTGCAGTGGCCCTGTGTCCTCTGCCACCTTCTTGGAGAGCTGTGGTATCGGTGACCTCATCACCACCTGCTACGGAGGGAGGAACCGAAAGGTGGCCGAGGCCTTCGTCCGCACAGGAAAG CCCATTGAGCAGCTGGAGAAAGAGATGCTGAATGGGCAGAAGCTGCAGGGGCCCCCGACAGCCCGGGAGCTACACAGCATCCTCCAACACAAGGGCATGGTGGACAA GTTCCCTCTATTCATGGCTGTGTACAAGATATGCTATGAGAACCATCCAGTGGGTGAATTCATCTGTTGCCTGCAGAATCATCCAGAACATTTGTGA
- the SMARCD1 gene encoding SWI/SNF-related matrix-associated actin-dependent regulator of chromatin subfamily D member 1 has protein sequence MAARAGFQSVAPSGGAGASGGAGAAAALGPGGTPGPPVRMGPAPGQGLYRSPMPGAAYPRPGMLPGSRMTPQGPSMGPPGYGGNPSVRPGLAQSGMDQSRKRPAPQQIQQVQQQAVQNRNHNAKKKKMADKILPQRIRELVPESQAYMDLLAFERKLDQTIMRKRLDIQEALKRPIKQKRKLRIFISNTFNPAKSDAEDGEGTVASWELRVEGRLLEDSALSKYDATKQKRKFSSFFKSLVIELDKDLYGPDNHLVEWHRTATTQETDGFQVKRPGDVNVRCTVLLMLDYQPPQFKLDPRLARLLGIHTQTRPVIIQALWQYIKTHKLQDPHEREFVICDKYLQQIFESQRMKFSEIPQRLHALLMPPEPIIINHVISVDPNDQKKTACYDIDVEVDDTLKTQMNSFLLSTASQQEIATLDNKIHETIETINQLKTQREFMLSFARDPQGFINDWLQSQCRDLKTMTDVVGNPEEERRAEFYFQPWAQEAVCRYFYSKVQQRRQELEQALGIRNT, from the exons ATGGCGGCCCGGGCGGGTTTTCAGTCTGTGGCTCCGAGCGGCGGCGCTGGAGCCTCAGGGGGGGCGGGCGCGGCGGCTGCCCTGGGCCCGGGCGGGACTCCGGGGCCTCCCGTGCGAATGGGCCCGGCGCCGGGTCAAGGGCTGTACCGCTCCCCGATGCCCGGAGCGGCCTATCCg AGACCAGGTATGCTGCCAGGCAGCCGAATGACACCTCAGGGACCTTCCATGGGACCCCCTGGCTATGGGGGGAATCCTTCAGTCCGACCTGGCCTGGCCCAGTCAGGGATGGACCAGTCCCGCAAGAGACCTGCGCCTCAGCAGATACAGCAGGTCCAGCAGCAGGCGGTCCAAAATCGAAACCACAA tgcaaagaaaaagaagatggctGACAAAATTCTACCTCAAAGG ATTCGTGAACTGGTACCAGAATCCCAGGCCTATATGGATCTCTTGGCTTTTGAAAGGAAGCTGGACCAGACTATCATGAGGAAACGGCTAGATATCCAGGAGGCCTTGAAACGTCCCATCAAG CAAAAACGGAAGCTGcgaattttcatttctaacactTTCAATCCGGCTAAGTCAGATGCCGAGGATGGGGAAGGGACTGTGGCTTCCTGGGAGCTTCGGGTAGAAGGACGGCTCCTGGAGGAT tCAGCCTTGTCCAAATATGATGCCACcaaacaaaagaggaaattctcttctttttttaagtccttgGTGATCGAACTGGACAAAGACCTGTATGGGCCAGACAACCATCTGGTAGAA TGGCACAGGACCGCCACTACCCAGGAGACGGATGGCTTCCAGGTGAAGCGGCCAGGAGATGTGAATGTACGGTGTACTGTCCTACTGATGCTGGACTACCAG CCTCCCCAGTTTAAATTAGACCCTCGCCTGGCTCGGCTCCTGGGCATCCACACCCAGACCCGTCCAGTGATCATCCAAGCACTGTGGCAATATATTAAGACACACAAGCTCCAGGACCCTCATGAGCGGGAGTTTGTCATCTGTGACAAGTACCTCCAGCAG ATCTTTGAGTCTCAACGTATGAAGTTCTCAGAGATCCCTCAACGGCTCCATGCCTTGCTTATGCCACCAGAGCCCATCATCATTAATCATGTCATCAG TGTTGACCCGAATGATCAGAAAAAGACCGCCTGTTACGACATTGATGTGGAAGTGGATGATACTCTGAAGACCCAGATGAATTCTTTTCTGCTGTCTACTGCCAGCCAGCAGGAGATTGCTACTCTAGACAACAAG ATCCATGAGACAATAGAAACTATCAATCAGCTGAAGACCCAGCGGGAGTTCATGCTGAGCTTTGCCAGAGACCCTCAGGGTTTCATCAATGATTGGCTTCAGTCCCAATGCCGGGACCTCAAG ACCATGACTGATGTGGTGGGGAACCCAGAGGAAGAGCGCCGAGCTGAGTTTTACTTCCAGCCTTGGGCCCAGGAGGCTGTGTGCCGATACTTCTACTCCAAG GTGCAGCAGAGACGACAAGAATTAGAGCAAGCCCTGGGAATTCGAAATACATAG